In Ptychodera flava strain L36383 chromosome 21, AS_Pfla_20210202, whole genome shotgun sequence, a genomic segment contains:
- the LOC139121720 gene encoding carboxypeptidase N subunit 2-like isoform X2 encodes MDIRVVALCTAAVLLLRLSSAWDMHYTYFKCEHDCSCYDEYYVYGYLNYYFDHHDRSNLSDSEPGDNDTTYSYYSAFSMGATENNSTWDGMTLEGTYVDCRSRNLRTVRANWAANVTVLKLSHNRLTHLPGGGFSNYQQLHQLHLDFNTISRVHVNAFANLNKLYYISMSYNNLTVIPVYTFSKLTSLGYVRLDHNNLKRIPLVRTLSNLVCLTVSSNQLDDLDGADFSDQANLHTLDIRRNKFERLSTSLATFLNKNTMEPYGYVYIGENPYICDCGISVLKTVWPKHPMYLQDSVYCAYPEHLRDENIWHIPDSFFVCDNTTRPGHAHIGGEIPEERAAVVFSGVELAGASVGFLVLGIVLSGTAYLGFIFWKRLMLKKDSDSRAFVKMEETGQ; translated from the coding sequence ATGGACATCCGGGTCGTCGCGCTCTGCACGGCAGCGGTGCTCCTGCTGCGTCTCAGTTCGGCTTGGGATATGCACTACACTTACTTCAAATGCGAACACGATTGCAGTTGCTACGACGAGTACTACGTCTATGGCTACCTCAACTACTACTTCGACCACCATGATCGCTCGAACTTGAGTGACAGTGAACCTGGCGACAACGACACAACGTACAGCTACTACTCAGCGTTTTCTATGGGTGCAACGGAAAACAACTCCACCTGGGATGGGATGACGTTGGAGGGAACCTATGTTGACTGCCGTAGCCGTAACCTCCGCACCGTGCGAGCTAACTGGGCCGCCAACGTTACTGTCTTGAAACTCTCCCACAACCGTCTCACGCACCTGCCAGGGGGAGGTTTTTCTAACTATCAACAGCTCCACCAGCTTCACCTGGACTTCAACACCATATCGCGCGTTCATGTGAACGCTTTTGCCAATCTAAACAAGCTCTACTATATATCGATGTCGTACAATAATTTGACTGTGATTCCCGTATACACcttttccaagctgacctccCTAGGATACGTCAGGCTCGACCATAACAACCTGAAACGCATTCCCCTCGTACGGACACTGTCCAATCTAGTCTGTTTGACAGTATCAAGCAACCAGCTTGACGACCTAGACGGAGCGGATTTCTCCGACCAGGCCAACTTGCACACTTTGGATATTCGGAGGAATAAATTCGAGAGACTGTCCACGTCCCTGGCCACGTTTCTCAACAAAAATACGATGGAACCCTACGGCTATGTCTATATCGGTGAGAATCCTTACATTTGTGACTGCGGTATTTCTGTTTTGAAAACGGTCTGGCCGAAGCATCCCATGTACCTTCAAGATTCCGTCTACTGCGCGTATCCGGAACACCTGAGGGACGAGAATATCTGGCATATTCCGGACTCTTTCTTCGTCTGTGACAACACGACGCGTCCGGGTCACGCCCACATTGGCGGGGAAATCCCTGAGGAGCGAGCAGCAGTAGTTTTCAGCGGAGTCGAACTCGCTGGGGCAAGCGTTGGATTTCTCGTTCTGGGAATTGTGCTCTCCGGCACGGCGTATCTTGGGTTCATTTTCTGGAAAAGGCTAATGCTTAAAAAAGACAGTGATTCACGCGCTTTCGTCAAAATGGAAGAAACCGGACAGTAA
- the LOC139121722 gene encoding NADH dehydrogenase [ubiquinone] 1 alpha subcomplex subunit 13-like: MSVPYKQDAPPKGGYGPIDYKRHLPRRGVSGYMMFIGCAATMTVGFIGLCLNNRRRRRWKFEDQEAKITLMPILMAEEDRRLLIEMKKLREQEAEIMKDVPGWVPGEKIYHSDRWVWPSESDMYNLLPNRERVKKIHEYYLYV; encoded by the exons ATGTCGGTTCCGTACAAGCAAGATGCCCCACCGAAAGGTGGGTACGGGCCCATCGATTATAAGCGGCATTTGCCGAGGAGAGGAGTGTCAG GCTATATGATGTTTATTGGTTGTGCAGCAACAATGACTGTTGGATTTATTGGTCTCTGTCTAAACAACAGACGTAGAAG GCGGTGGAAGTTTGAAGACCAAGAAGCCAAGATCACTCTGATGCCAATTTTGATGGCAGAAGAAGACAGACG CCTCCTCATTGAGATGAAGAAGTTGCGCGAACAGGAAGCTGAGATCATGAAGGACGTCCCCGGATGGGTTCCTGGTGAGAAAATCTACCACTCAGACCGCTGGGTGTGGCCCTCAGAGAGCGACATGTACAACCTCCTCCCAAACAGGGAAAGGGTGAAGAAAATCCACGAATACTATCTGTATGTTTGA